Proteins found in one Venturia canescens isolate UGA chromosome 8, ASM1945775v1, whole genome shotgun sequence genomic segment:
- the Kif19A gene encoding kinesin-like protein KIF19: MTQYSSGGSVSGSSSSGSVSRQEFKDRTGGRPVDEKLMVAVRIRPLGEGDIGPRALHAINNKMVMLEDSENDKQKRGIPRQYLYDVVFGEDSNQEGVYENTTRPLVQDVLDGYNATVFAYGATGAGKTYTMVGAPNSPGIMVRALNDIFLQSRRSPRDVQFEVTMSYMEIYNENIRDLLNPSSGYLELRDDSRGRNVQVSGLTEVSTSSTEEVMKLLHRGNTARTVEPTAANETSSRSHALLSVIVRQTIRPSSSDLRHRAKIKYGKLFMIDLAGSERAKQTKNQGKRLQEGAHINRSLLALGNCINALSGGARYVNYRDSKLTRLLKDALSGNCRTVMIAHVSPAANHRDESKNTLIYADRANRITNKVERNIVDVTYHVSQYRDIISDLKNEISRLRNKMREPDKSQDMNEPEIKKIGNTPKNNKSSDLRSLREKIVSAFKEQMRLRRKLMELDSHLLGLSIAAEQQHSIISHWESRNNKLYKASRESSITRRPGTDTQFEEADDDLLDDPEEEEVAVQQAWTELAEINKEQERYAELRAITERELEGCRQRSASLEDELPARINSDEERELLTLMLRVHELEADKMMLQSERLVKQHELRRRELLLLRYDRQRQISDEIITRQRRIMEDGRMVLPPDLQDLYSMYQQEIHAAAYNDSNLGDLSVSSMIFGNRLPPISRGMNFEVVNDDSRLPSSSTDSDWESPLPPILEPPEVERVMGPIVHPLMPPNVLFPPISSTARKNQDKLRRIASDNSMDATLRHPRNSSLNRFTNIRGPNRRIPS; encoded by the exons ATGACGCAATACAGCAGTGGCGGAAGTGTCAGCGGAAGTAGCTCCAGCGGTAGTGTGAGTCGTCAAGAATTTAAAGATCGGACGGGGGGACGCCcggttgatgaaaaattgatg GTCGCGGTTCGCATTCGCCCTTTGGGGGAGGGCGACATCGGGCCGAGGGCCCTTCACGCGATTAACAACAAA ATGGTTATGCTCGAAGATTCGGAAAACGATAAACAGAAACGAGGTATCCCGAGGCAGTACCTTTACGATGTGGTTTTTGGCGAAGACTCGAATCAG GAAGGAGTCTACGAGAACACGACGAGGCCTCTGGTGCAGGACGTTTTGGACGGGTATAATGCTACGGTATTTGCATATGGTGCCACTGGAGCTGGAAAGACTTACACGATGGTCGGTGCGCCTAACTCTCCGGGTATTATGGTCCGAGCCCTCAACGACATTTTCCTCCAATCACGGCGTTCGCCCCGCGACGTCCAATTCGAA GTAACAATGTCGTACATGGAAATATATAACGAGAATATTCGAGACCTGTTGAATCCGAGTTCCGGTTATTTGGAGTTGCGTGACGATTCACGAGGTCGCAACGTTCAAGTCAGCGGTTTGACCGAAGTTTCCACAAGTTCCACCGAAGAG GTTATGAAACTCCTCCACAGAGGCAACACCGCTCGAACCGTTGAGCCGACTGCAGCGAATGAAACCTCGTCGCGAAGCCACGCCCTCCTTAGCGTTATAGTCAGGCAAACCATACGTCCTTCTTCGAGCGACCTCAGACATCGCGCGAAAATAAAGTATGGAAAACTTTTCATGATCGATCTGGCAGGCTCGGAGCGTGCTAAACAGACTAAA AATCAAGGAAAACGTCTTCAAGAAGGTGCTCACATAAACCGGTCGTTGCTGGCCCTCGGGAATTGCATAAATGCCCTCTCGGGTGGTGCACGTTACGTGAATTACCGGGATTCGAAGTTGACGAGGTTGCTGAAAGACGCGTTGAGCGGTAACTGTCGAACGGTGATGATAGCCCACGTATCGCCCGCGGCGAATCATCGGGACGAGAGTAAAAATACCCTCATTTATGCCGATCGTGCGAACAGAATAACGAACAAAGTTGAGCGTAATATCGTCGATGTGACGTATCACGTGTCCCAATATCGCGACATAATAAGCGATCTCAAGAATGAGATATCGAGGCTACGCAACAAAATGCGAGAGCCTGACAAATCCCAGGACATGAACGAACcagaaatcaagaaaatcgggaACACCCCAAAAAACAACAAGAGCTCCGATCTTCGATCcttgagggaaaaaatcgtttcggcTTTCAAGGAACAAATGAGGCTCAG GCGAAAGCTCATGGAGCTCGACAGCCACCTTTTGGGACTGAGCATAGCTGCAGAGCAGCAGCACTCGATAATTTCTCACTGGGAATCCCGGAACAACAAATTGTACAAAGCTTCGAGAGAATCGTCCATTACTCGGCGTCCTGGAACCGATACACAGTTTGAGGAGGCTGATGAtg ATTTACTCGACGATCCTGAGGAGGAAGAAGTGGCGGTACAACAAGCATGGACCGAATTAGCTGAGATAAATAAAGAGCAGGAAAGATACGCAGAGCTTAGAGCCATCACTGAACGAGAATTAGAAGGCTGCAGACAGAGAAGTGCTTCCCTGGAAGAC GAGTTACCAGCTCGTATAAACTCGGACGAGGAACGTGAACTGTTGACTCTGATGCTTCGAGTTCACGAACTCGAGGCCGACAAAATGATGTTGCAGAGCGAAAGATTGGTCAAGCAACACGAGCTGAGACGTCGAGAGTTGCTTCTGTTACGTTACGATCGGCAAAGACAAATTTCCGACGAAATTATAACTAGACAAAGAAGAATAATGGAAG ATGGACGCATGGTACTTCCACCTGATCTTCAAGACTTGTACTCGATGTATCAACAAGAAATTCACGCCGCAGCGTACAACGACAGTAATTTGGGCGATCTCAGTGTTTCTTCAATGATTTTTGGTAATCGACTTCCGCCTATCTCACGAGGAATGAACTTTGAAGTTGTCAACGACGATTCCAGATTACCCAGCAG CTCGACCGATTCTGATTGGGAATCGCCCTTGCCACCGATTCTCGAACCACCCGAAGTCGAGAGGGTCATGGGTCCCATTGTTCATCCCTTAATGCCTCCA